One Solea senegalensis isolate Sse05_10M linkage group LG13, IFAPA_SoseM_1, whole genome shotgun sequence DNA segment encodes these proteins:
- the hunk gene encoding LOW QUALITY PROTEIN: hormonally up-regulated neu tumor-associated kinase homolog A (The sequence of the model RefSeq protein was modified relative to this genomic sequence to represent the inferred CDS: substituted 1 base at 1 genomic stop codon): MPVADSDMVVDSSHEQGKTPSCGGDESILPASLCSPAADILKSFYHTKRVGNYLIGRKLGEGSFAKVREGLHAMTGEKVAVKVIDKRKAKKDSYVTKNLRREGHIQQMIRHPNITQLLDILETENSYYLVMELCPGGNLMNRIYDKKRLDERETQKYIRQLVLAVEHLHRAGVVHRDLKIENLLLDEQDNIKLIDFGLSNCAGILGYSDPFSTQCGSPAYAAPELLSRKKYGPKVDVWSMXRANMYAMLTGTLPFTVEPFSLRALHQKMVDKEMNPLPPSLCTAAICLLKKLLEPDPNKRPNIHQVMADSWLQLANKNTGAPYLNRIHIEEINHTVLLHMTEKMGYKHSEVLSAVLTNRACHTLAVYFLLNKKMKRLSKEYREMQFQEKKKGEKKKNEYYQTQWRKHVDKLTIPPKQTPVYLAVSKPSEKKKHRTGLLRGIIGGHRNSPLAPPGTVASSSMEYLEIQPPLPNTPQQRRRLATLPPANTSPEHNIPAPPAPSPIGMHSFGSLSKAEQIEDTPASPWYKLTNGTLSPPRHVSAFQPDSSYLKKATIPSPPVLIVNPQPKKSISTDWCGSSDTSGSPPSIVGSPPGSSAFSPPKSAFSPLNPTSAFSPPSNNSSSDPESPTHRSKFPSMGIGQILKKKVQLQPFSFRPEQVVEEVVSPPPYPMQTLLCASGALKTLC, from the exons ATGCCAGTTGCGGACAGCGACATGGTCGTGGACAGCAGCCACGAGCAGGGCAAAACCCCGAGCTGTGGCGGGGACGAGAGCATCCTCCCGGCCTCACTGTGCAGTCCTGCGGCGGACATCCTCAAGAGCTTTTACCACACCAAGCGGGTCGGGAACTATCTGATCGGCAGGAAACTGGGAGAGGGATCGTTCGCCAAAGTTCGAGAAGGTCTCCATGCGATGACCGGGGAGAAG gtGGCAGTGAAGGTGATTGACAAGCGGAAGGCCAAGAAGGACTCGTACGTGACCAAGAACCTGCGCAGGGAGGGCCACATCCAGCAGATGATCCGCCACCCCAACATCACGCAGCTCCTCGACATCCTGGAGACGGAGAACAGCTACTACCTGGTGATGGAGCTGTGTCCCGGCGGCAACCTCATGAACCGCATCTACGACAAGAAGCGCCTGGACGAGAGGGAGACGCAGAAGTACATCCGGCAGCTGGTGCTGGCCGTTGAGCATCTGCACAGGGCGGGCGTGGTGCACAG AGACCTGAAGATCGAAAACCTCCTGCTGGACGAGCAGGACAACATAAAGCTCATAG ACTTTGGCCTCAGCAACTGCGCCGGCATCTTGGGCTACTCCGACCCGTTCAGCACCCAGTGTGGAAGTCCGGCGTACGCCGCCCCCGAGCTGCTCTCCAGGAAGAAGTACGGGCCGAAGGTGGACGTCTGGTCCATGTGA CGCGCGAACATGTACGCCATGTTGACGGGGACTCTGCCGTTCACCGTGGAACCCTTCAGCCTCCGAGCCCTGCACCAGAAAATGGTAGACAAGGAGATGAACCCGCTGCCTCCCTCGCTCTGCACAG ccgCCATCTGTCTTCTGAAGAAGCTACTTGAGCCAGATCCAAACAAGCGTCCCAATATCCATCAAGTAATGGCCGACTCCTGGCTGCAGCTCGCCAACAAGAACACGGGGGCGCCGTACCTCAACAG GATCCACATTGAGGAAATAAACCACACAGTGTTGCTGCACATGACGGAGAAAATGGGCTACAAGCACAGCGAGGTTCTGAGCGCCGTCCTCACCAACCGCGCGTGTCACACACTGGCCGTGTACTTCCTCCTCAACAAGAAGATGAAGAGGCTCTCTAAAGAGTACAGG GAGATGCAGttccaggagaagaagaaaggcgagaagaagaaaaacgaaTACTACCAGACCCAGTGGAGGAAGCACGTCGACAAGCTCACCATACCCCCAAAACAGACGCCCGTCTACCTGGCTGTGAGCAAGCCCAgcgagaagaagaaacacaggaCAG GTCTACTGCGTGGCATTATTGGTGGCCATCGTAACTCCCCTCTGGCACCGCCTGGCACCGTCGCTTCCTCGTCCATGGAATATCTCGAGATCCAACCTCCCTTGCCCAACACCCCTCAGCAACGGAGGCGACTGGCCACCCTCCCGCCCGCCAACACCAGTCCAGAACACAACATTCCAGCCCCACCGGCTCCATCACCTATCGGTATGCATTCCTTCGGCTCCCTCTCCAAAGCCGAGCAAATCGAAGACACCCCGGCTTCCCCCTGGTACAAGCTCACCAACGGCACTTTGTCCCCACCCCGCCACGTATCTGCCTTCCAACCGGACTCCTCTTACTTGAAAAAAGCCACGATCCCCAGCCCCCCAGTCCTCATCGTCAACCCACAGCCCAAGAAGAGCATCTCCACAGACTGGTGTGGTTCTTCCGACACCAGTGGCAGTCCCCCCAGCATCGTAGGAAGCCCCCCCGGAAGCTCAGCATTCAGTCCTCCAAAATCCGCCTTCAGTCCCCTAAACCCCACGTCGGCTTTCAGTCCGCctagcaacaacagcagcagcgatCCCGAAAGTCCGACGCACCGCAGCAAGTTCCCTTCGATGGGAATCGGTCAGATCCTCAAGAAGAAGGTCCAGCTGCAGCCCTTCTCCTTCCGGCCGGAACAGGTCGTCGAGGAAGTGGTGTCACCACCTCCTTACCCCATGCAGACTCTTCTCTGTGCCTCAGGTGCACTCAAGACCCTCTGCTGA
- the scaf4a gene encoding SR-related and CTD-associated factor 4 produces the protein MEAVNAFNQELFSLMESKPPISRAKMISITKSAIKAMKLYKHVVQIVEKFIKKCKPEYKVAGLYVVDSIVRQSRHQFGADKDVFGPRFTKNIAGTFENLCLCPVEDRSKIVRVLNLWQKNGVFTIEIIQPLLDMAAGSGSAAAPYTCTDEPGSSPPPAKEPVTAVTANSTITPTAQLQNSDAFAAVAQLFQSSQGQQLQQMLQNFQQQPVKPDIPTQPPLHMSHIQTQNINPVLGISTSQPPLPTQPTQQKSAFDTKLLDRFDYDDEPEVGEETKKDDTATQPSFIQQPPGFPQQHMEHFKPQMMNMSQDLLQQVPLPPNGQLQAYGLPPGQNFPGIMPPMGHVHPGQPLPGSTGPPGFPGVFPPHNAAQQQQDLSMDTDLSSMRDGRHGQRSRSGSRSPKRRRSRSNSRTRRSRHRRSRSRSRERRHHSPRSRSQDRREREKEREKERERRQKGLPPSKSETLSICSTTLWVGQLDKRTQQQDVACLLEEFGQIESINMIPPRGCAYIVMIHRQDAYRALQKLGRGSYKVNQKSIKIAWALNKGIKPEFKQFWDVELGVTYIPWSKVRDDQLEELKEGGTLDVETLSPEWSGMRKILDLPEELNHNGRSEPQEETQILPVSTAAAPPAQVPPMQQPMIGVGSLQPPVFPGPMGMLPPSFPPGVPPPPFIRPGFNPMQMPPGFLPPGAMPLGPPPAAKGGVEDQPLDPASLGNRKNDEGSEGPNIFNNQMAPMGNQLGAPPGGLSGIPPGGPPGSIQPPTGGLLGARPGIIPLQRPPVPPLPHMQRFPPPHVTRPPHPNMPPMPPQMLPRGPHPQPLAPKGGFGMLPPLNIRASFPPHGHGPLPQVSLPQVSVPQVSVPQVPLPQGPPPFIRPGGPRGLEGPEETEGRPFRGERPGFRDREPDRERDWDRDRDRERDRGFGGGRRAFGDGPRGAGGDRMEGRDRLGGWQEDGGNHRGGWERDRDRDRDRDRDRDRDRDRDRRDWREKRSSLDRDRERGRGDNGERDHGRGEGGERGRGDRGSRERERGRGAEGKEGDRPRRSERRERISRWDRDDRLAELENMEFRTSNSTEKPCVTPAPTVEASQKPSEEASQQKPDSELLAPPPEATAAAKEPVPTEPLPSVQSETTDIKQESAS, from the exons ATGGAGGCCGTCAACGCCTTTAACCAGGAG TTATTCTCCCTGATGGAATCCAAGCCCCCGATCTCTCGGGCGAAGATGATATCCATCACCAAATCAGCCATCAAAGCTATGAAA CTCTACAAACATGTGGTCCAGATTGTGGAAAAGTTCATTAAGAAG TGCAAGCCTGAGTACAAGGTAGCAGGTCTGTATGTGGTGGACTCCATTGTTAGGCAGTCCAGACACCAGTTTGGAGCAGACAAGGACGTGTTTGGCCCAAGATTTACCAAAAACATCGCAGGAACTTTTGAGAACCTCTGCCTTTGCCCTGTAGAGGACCGG AGTAAGATTGTGCGAGTGTTGAACCTGTGGCAGAAGAATGGGGTGTTCACGATCGAGATTATTCAGCCTCTCTTGGACATGGCAGCTGGTTCTGGCAGTGCTGCAGCTCCGTACACATGCACAGACGAGCCAG GTTCTTCTCCACCTCCAGCCAAAGAGCCAGTTACTGCAGTAACGGCAAACTCCACCATAACACCCACTGCTCAGCTGCAGAACTCTGATGCCTTTGCTGCTGTGGCACAACTCTTCCAGTCGTCACAGGGTCAGCAG CTTCAACAGATGCTGCAGAACTttcagcagcagcctgtgaaGCCCGACATCCCCACTCAGCCTCCTCTTCATATGAGCCACATACAGACTCAAAACATCAACCCTGTCCTAGGCATCAGCACTTCACAGCCTCCCCTGCCCACTCAGCCCACGCAGCAGAAATCTGCCTTTGACACG AAATTGCTGGACCGTTTTGACTATGATGATGAGCCAGAAGTTGGGGAGGAAACAAAGAAGGATGACACTGCAACTCAGCCCTCCTT tattCAGCAGCCTCCAGGCTTCCCACAACAGCACATGGAGCACTTTAAACCACAGATGATGAACATGTCACAAGATCTCTTGCAACAG GTTCCACTCCCTCCTAATGGCCAGCTCCAGGCCTATGGTTTACCACCAGGACAAAACTTCCCAGGTATCATGCCTCCTATGGGGCATGTTCATCCTGGGCAGCCCCTCCCTGGTTCCACTGGGCCTCCAGGTTTCCCAGGAGTATTTCCTCCACATAATGCTGCCCAGCAACAACAG GACTTGTCGATGGATACAGACCTTTCATCTATGAGGGATGGCAGACACGGTCAAAGGTCGCGCTCCGGCTCTCG gtCTCCAAAGCGGAGGAGGTCACGGTCTAATTCCCGCACACGGCGGTCGAGGCACAGGCGTTCCCGCTCACGCTCCAGAGAGCGGCGTCACCACTCCCCACGCTCTCGCTCGCAGGACcgtagggagagagagaaggagagagagaaggagcgagAGCGACGGCAGAAAGGCCTCCCACCATCCAAGAGCGAGACGCTAAGCA TTTGCAGTACGACTCTCTGGGTGGGCCAGCTCGACAAGAGAACACAACAGCAAGATGTTGCATGTTTACTAGAGGAGTTCGGGCAGATAGAATCCATCAAT ATGATCCCTCCACGCGGATGTGCCTATATAGTTATGATACATAGGCAAGATGCCTACAGGGCCCTTCAGAAGCTTGGCAGAGGATCTTACAAAGTTAATCAAAAATCCATCAAG ATTGCTTGGGCTTTGAACAAGGGCATAAAGCCTGAGTTTAAACAGTTCTGGGACGTGGAGCTGGGTGTCACTTACATACCTTGGTCTAAAGTCAGGGATGATCAGTTGGAGGAGCTAAAAGAAGGAGGAACACTGGATGTCGAGACATTATCACCAG AATGGAGTGGGATGAGGAAGATTTTAGATCTTCCAGAGGAACTGAACCACAATGGCCGTTCAGAGCcacaggaggagacacagataTTACCTgtgtctactgctgctgctcctcctgcacaG GTTCCACCAATGCAGCAGCCAATGATCGGTGTGGGTTCCCTCCAGCCTCCTGTCTTTCCTGGACCCATGGGCAtgctccctccttccttccccccAGGtgtcccccctcctcctttcaTCAGACCTGGCTTCAACCCCATGCAGATGCCTCCAG GTTTCCTTCCCCCTGGTGCGATGCCTTTAGGTCCCCCACCTGCTGCCAAAGGTGGAGTTGAGGACCAACCTCTGGACCCAGCAAGTCTGGGTAACAGGAAAAACGATGAAGGCTCAGAGGGTCCCAACATCTTCAACAATCAGATGGCACCTATGG GCAACCAACTAGGTGCACCACCAGGTGGTCTTTCAGGTATACCTCCAGGTGGTCCTCCAGGAAGCATCCAACCTCCCACTGGTGGCCTGCTTGGTGCACGGCCTGGTATAATCCCACTGCAGCgtcctcctgttcctccacTACCACACATGCAACGTTTCCCTCCACCCCATGTGACACGACCTCCTCACCCCAACATGCCCCCTATGCCCCCACAGATGTTACCAAGGGGGCCCCACCCTCAGCCCCTTGCACCCAAAGGAGGTTTTGGGATGCTACCTCCCCTCAACATACGTGCTTCTTTCCCCCCACATGGGCACGGGCCACTTCCTCAGGTTTCTCTTCCTCAAGTTTCTGTTCCTCAAGTTTCTGTTCCTCAAGTTCCTCTTCCTCAAGGTCCTCCTCCTTTTATCAGACCAGGAGGACCTCGTGGCTTGGAAGGACCAGAAGAAACAGAGGGTAGACCTTTTAGGGGAGAAAGACCTGGATTCAGGGACCGAGAgccagacagggagagagactgGGATcgggacagggacagagagagagaccgggGTTTTGGAGGTGGAAGGCGAGCATTTGGTGATGGACCGAGAGGTG CGGGTGGTGATAGAATGGAGGGGAGGGACAGGCTTGGAGGCTGGCAGGAAGACGGAGGCAATCACCGAGGAGGATGGGAGAGAGATCGGGACAGGGATCGGGATCGGGACAGAGACCGCGATCGGGaccgagacagagacagacgagaCTGGAGGGAGAAGCGAAGCAGTCTTGACAGGGACAGGGAACGAGGAAGGGGTGATAACGGGGAAAGGGATCATGGGAGGggggaaggaggagaaagaggaaggggagacagagggagtcgagagcgagaaagagggagaggagctgAGGGGAAAGAAGGGGACAGGCCCAGGCGATCAGAGCGGCGAGAGAGGATCTCGCGATGGGACAGGGACGATCGACTAGCCGAACTGGAAAACATGGAATTTCGGACCTCTAACAGCACAGAGAAACCCTGTGTGACTCCTGCGCCTACTGTGGAAGCTAGTCAAAAACCCAGTGAGGAAGCTTCTCAACAAAAGCCAGACTCAGAACTCCTAGCTCCGCCCCCCGAGgcaactgctgctgcaaaaGAGCCGGTGCCGACTGAGCCTTTACCTTCAGTTCAGAGTGAAACTACAGACATAAAACAGGAATCAGCATCATAG